Proteins encoded within one genomic window of Polypterus senegalus isolate Bchr_013 chromosome 6, ASM1683550v1, whole genome shotgun sequence:
- the LOC120531340 gene encoding proline-rich protein 2-like, translated as MKTLGFILCCLGVIFAAPTPKEQSAAGPPSIEIIVPYGFPNQPFGAPQQPEMNQHNPVLPELQLPHVPSGPVSIEIVYPYGYNGQKFGLPQSPVFSSRGYIKPKVPKPAGKESNEVKANTDDAKPNAPQEQQSPGAPSLEIMVPFEFANQAFGPHHQQQGFNNPNGPVHQLAQLQAGGHPVSIELMYPYGFSGQAFGVPQQPAMSNPAAAVPQMPSQHAPTGPVSIELLYPYTHPGQNFGPPQNPSSPHNPPSQTPQKTGPGGPASIEIIVPYGLPNQGFGHHASVIPSQGFIKHEVPQPPGHPSLEILYPYGFGNQQQMFPFGKIPQTMTQMVDQQNHNGFTSFANSPKDPTVENINAGGVANLEDPKNPAQSSPKVQLP; from the exons ATGAAGACTCTGGGTTTCATTTTATGTtgtcttggtgtcatttttgcaGCACCG actCCCAAGGAACAAAGTGCTGCTGGACCACCCAGTATAGAAATA ATCGTGCCATATGGGTTCCCCAACCAACCATTTGGAGCTCCCCAACAACCAGAAATG aatcaACATAATCCTGTTCTACCAGAATTACAGCTCCCTCATGTTCCTTCTGGGCCAGTTAGCATTGAAATT GTTTATCCTTATGGATACAATGGCCAGAAATTTGGACTACCACAGTCTCCA GTTTTTTCTTCTCGAGGATATATTAAGCCAAAAGTGCCAAAGCCTGCTGGCAAAGAAAGCAATGAAGTA aaGGCAAATACTGATGATGCCAAACCCAATGCACCTCAAGAGCAACAGTCTCCTGGAGCGCCAAGCCTTGAAATT atGGTTCCATTTGAATTTGCAAACCAAGCATTTGGACCCCACCACCAACAGCAAGGATTT aacaACCCAAATGGTCCAGTTCATCAGTTGGCACAGCTGCAAGCTGGGGGACATCCTGTCAGCATTGAACTT ATGTATCCTTATGGATTCTCTGGACAAGCATTTGGAGTTCCACAACAGCCAGCGATG AGTAATCCTGCTGCTGCTGTTCCTCAAATGCCTAGTCAGCATGCACCCACTGGACCTGTTAGTATTGAACTG CTGTACCCATACACACATCCAGGGCAGAATTTTGGACCTCCACAAAATCCATCATCT ccaCATAATCCACCATCCCAAACACCTCAAAAAACTGGACCTGGAGGACCTGCTAGTATTGAAATT ATTGTTCCTTATGGACTTCCAAATCAAGGCTTTGGCCATCATGCCTCt GTAATTCCATCCCAAGGATTTATCAAACATGAGGTTCCACAGCCCCCTGGTCATCCTAGCCTTGAAATT ctGTACCCATATGGATTTGGAAACCAGCAACAG ATGTTTCCATTTGGAAAGATACCACAGACCATGACACAGATGGTGGACCAACAAAACCATAAT GGATTCACTTCCTTTGCAAATTCTCCTAAAGACCCAACCGTAGAAAACATTAAC GCGGGTGGAGTGGCAAATCTTGAAGACCCTAAAAACCCAGCACAGTCCAGCCCAAAA GTTCAGCTTCCTTAA